In Colletotrichum higginsianum IMI 349063 chromosome 1, whole genome shotgun sequence, one genomic interval encodes:
- a CDS encoding Nrm1-like protein has product MPGFYVMSSPWKQQPEEVADKVLKRVEVSKIARRLQNRLALAQFKTKHGWEDLTLDTIEPKYEEEMRRRRLCEGDVLSDSSSSASDLPYPTRTLMSSPLKAPLFSDAIGSSNGSTGHRKRTYMASFDYPSSSPSKRYRSSPTPMKSLHNPTSWKESHRLAQSSPIKPRRQQHFTTSTGPDVSFFQGARKLADDLVSPNFAANSDDEDDLLPAQSFRATNIRSSPPTTPPMRNRVIPNRRNRERGANAEPPVKSGEEGADLLLYLAASPSPAVPSAKTRIIPPSTPPSKVGRDMTLPSSHMTTPGGGNMFPNTPGQGFDFAEFVNITPSPAQKAWKTPVAISSARTPVSLARRRLTFDEPLA; this is encoded by the exons ATGCCCGGCTTCTACGTCATGTCTTCTCCATGGAAGCAGCAGCCCGAAGAGGTGGCAGACAAGGTGTTGAAGAGGGTAGAAGTCAGCAAG ATAGCCCGAAGGCTGCAGAATCGACTTGCGCTGGCGCAATTCAAGACCAAGCATGGTTGGGAGGACCTGACTCTCGACACTATCGAACCCAAGTATGAAGAGGAAATGCGACGGAGGAGGTTGtgcgagggcgacgtcctCTCCGACTCATCGTCCAGCGCCTCAGACCTTCCATATCCCACAAGGACCCTTATGAGCTCTCCGTTGAAAGCTCCTCTGTTCTCCGATGCCATCGGCTCGAGCAACGGAAGCACCGGTCACCGCAAGCGAACGTACATGGCCTCATTCGACTATCCTTCGTCCAGCCCGAGCAAGCGGTACCGATCTTCTCCGACTCCGATGAAATCTTTGCATAATCCTACGTCGTGGAAGGAGAGCCATCGGCTAGCACAATCATCGCCGATCAAGCCCAGAAGGCAGCAGCACTTCACTACGTCTACCGGCCCCGATGTCTCATTCTTTCAAGGAGCTCGAAAGCTGGCAGATGATCTGGTATCGCCCAACTTTGCGGCAAactcggacgacgaagatgatcTATTGCCCGCGCAGTCGTTCAGGGCTACCAACATTCGTTCTTCGCCCCCGACAACGCCACCGATGCGCAATCGTGTGATCCCCAACCGTCGCAACAGAGAGAGGGGCGCAAATGCTGAGCCACCCGTCAAATCTGGAGAAGAGGGCGCTGACCTCTTGCTGTACCTGGCTGCTTCTCCGTCACCCGCTGTGCCATCGGCCAAGACCAGAATAATAcccccctcgacgccgccgtccaagGTAGGCCGCGATATGACACTTCCCTCATCCCACATGACCACACCTGGCGGGGGTAACATGTTCCCCAACACGCCAGGGCAAGGCTTTGACTTTGCAGAGTTTGTCAACATCACACCGAGCCCCGCGCAAAAGGCTTGGAAGACGCCTGTTGCTATCTCATCAGCAAGGACCCCCGTTAGTCTGGCAAGAAGGCGATTGACGTTTGACGAGCCATTGGCTTAA